One Vallitalea pronyensis genomic region harbors:
- a CDS encoding polyprenyl synthetase family protein, whose translation MSYWEHYPALQNELRYVEDYMRQKVVSKKKILTDISLDLIDAGGKRLRPAFLILAAKCGKKYNPDVIIPLAAALELIHTATLVHDDIIDESKFRRGKESIQQKWGKDMAVYVGDYLLSKSFCILSDRTSIDRLQYISRTVKAICEGEISQYEDRYKKITTYDYIKRIHRKTALLFALSLSAGASESRCSKKIGRALVHYGIHYGVAFQIYDDLLDYTSEEKKIGKPIGNDVRQGYYTLPILLACKDNHYGPMINAILDLREDITKQQLDDLFNMVKKTDAINQTKQLSNRYIQKAASRLDVLSGKQDIANTLQAMLNKLQ comes from the coding sequence ATGAGTTATTGGGAACATTATCCAGCATTACAAAATGAACTACGATATGTTGAAGACTATATGAGACAGAAGGTTGTATCCAAGAAAAAAATATTAACGGATATATCCCTTGACCTTATAGATGCAGGTGGAAAACGATTAAGACCTGCTTTTTTAATATTAGCTGCAAAATGTGGGAAAAAATACAATCCAGATGTGATTATACCTTTGGCAGCAGCCCTTGAGCTAATACATACGGCAACCCTTGTCCATGACGATATTATTGATGAATCAAAATTTCGTCGAGGTAAAGAAAGTATTCAGCAAAAATGGGGTAAAGATATGGCGGTGTACGTAGGCGATTATTTGTTGTCTAAATCTTTCTGTATCCTATCAGACCGCACATCCATTGACCGTTTGCAGTATATATCCAGAACAGTAAAAGCAATCTGTGAAGGTGAAATATCCCAATATGAAGACCGATATAAAAAAATAACCACCTACGATTACATTAAACGTATCCACCGTAAAACAGCATTACTATTTGCCCTTAGTCTATCAGCTGGAGCAAGTGAAAGCCGTTGTTCTAAGAAAATCGGCAGAGCCCTTGTTCATTACGGTATTCATTATGGCGTAGCCTTTCAAATCTATGACGATCTATTGGATTACACATCCGAAGAAAAAAAGATTGGTAAACCTATCGGTAATGATGTAAGGCAGGGCTACTATACACTACCCATCCTACTGGCCTGTAAGGATAATCACTACGGTCCAATGATTAACGCAATCCTTGACCTACGAGAAGACATCACAAAACAACAATTAGATGACCTGTTTAACATGGTAAAAAAAACAGATGCCATTAACCAAACCAAACAGCTATCCAACCGCTACATTCAAAAAGCTGCCTCTAGATTGGATGTTCTATCTGGGAAACAAGATATTGCAAACACACTACAAGCCATGCTGAATAAATTACAATAA
- a CDS encoding RsmF rRNA methyltransferase first C-terminal domain-containing protein has protein sequence MLILPETYLARMQTLLGDEYDDFIQSLQRERHYGLRVNNLKITTEVFENQSPFHIEKVQFTSNGFYYKKEDVPAKHPYYYAGLYYIQEPSAMTPAELFPIEEGDKVLDLCAAPGGKSTELGAKLKGTGLLVSNDISASRAKALLKNIELFGIGNSLVTSESPERLATYFSDYFDKILVDAPCSGEGMFRKDPNIIKSWQPDSNEAYNSIQKQILPYAAAMLKPGGYMLYSTCTFAPEENEQVIYHFLDEHDDFELVTLPDRDNFSRGQTHWAGGEAFDMEKAIRLWPHKIRGEGHFIALLHKKGHHQEMYKPYASKTKEKVYEDYTAFEKAYLTCPFDRRRLEVIKDKLYYMPDDIPSLKGLRILRSGLYIGELRKNRFEPSQALASWLKPDMFKQITCLSSSSEDVIRYLKGETIRTDGDKGWHLVTVDGFSLGFGKKTNHMLKNKFQAGWRWM, from the coding sequence ATGTTGATATTACCTGAAACCTATTTAGCTAGAATGCAGACGTTACTAGGTGATGAGTATGATGACTTTATACAGTCCCTTCAAAGGGAACGTCATTATGGTCTACGCGTGAATAACCTCAAAATCACCACAGAAGTATTCGAGAACCAATCACCTTTTCACATAGAGAAAGTCCAGTTCACTTCCAATGGATTCTACTATAAAAAAGAGGATGTACCTGCTAAGCATCCTTATTATTATGCAGGTCTCTACTATATACAAGAACCGAGTGCCATGACACCAGCAGAACTATTTCCTATTGAAGAAGGGGATAAAGTTCTTGATTTATGCGCGGCACCAGGTGGAAAAAGTACAGAGCTCGGTGCAAAATTAAAAGGGACAGGCTTATTGGTGTCTAATGATATTAGTGCATCAAGGGCTAAAGCATTACTGAAGAACATTGAATTATTCGGTATTGGGAATAGCTTAGTCACCAGTGAATCGCCTGAAAGATTAGCCACTTATTTTAGTGACTACTTTGATAAAATTCTTGTGGATGCGCCATGTTCAGGAGAAGGCATGTTTCGAAAAGATCCTAACATCATTAAGAGCTGGCAACCTGACTCCAATGAGGCCTATAACAGTATTCAAAAGCAGATTTTACCGTATGCCGCTGCTATGTTAAAACCAGGTGGCTATATGCTGTATTCAACATGTACCTTTGCTCCAGAGGAAAATGAACAAGTCATTTATCATTTTTTGGATGAGCATGATGATTTTGAATTAGTGACATTACCTGATAGGGATAATTTTTCTAGAGGTCAAACTCATTGGGCTGGTGGTGAAGCCTTTGACATGGAAAAAGCCATTCGATTATGGCCTCATAAAATTCGTGGAGAAGGGCATTTTATAGCCTTACTTCATAAAAAAGGGCATCATCAGGAAATGTACAAACCTTATGCATCCAAGACAAAAGAAAAGGTCTATGAAGACTATACGGCATTTGAAAAAGCTTATTTAACCTGTCCATTTGATAGAAGGCGTCTAGAAGTCATAAAGGATAAACTCTATTATATGCCAGATGACATACCAAGTCTAAAAGGTTTGCGTATTCTCAGATCAGGTTTATATATAGGTGAGTTAAGGAAAAATAGATTTGAACCATCCCAAGCATTAGCCAGTTGGTTAAAACCAGATATGTTTAAACAAATCACGTGTTTATCAAGCAGCAGTGAAGACGTTATCCGTTATCTAAAAGGTGAAACCATTCGTACAGATGGTGACAAAGGGTGGCATCTTGTAACGGTAGATGGTTTTAGTCTTGGATTTGGTAAAAAGACCAACCATATGTTAAAAAATAAATTCCAGGCAGGTTGGCGTTGGATGTAA
- a CDS encoding GTP pyrophosphokinase: MKIQLWREILIPYQQAVEELKVKFASIVHESRRLGQYSPIEYVTGRVKKISNILEKAKKKGIPLERIEDEIDDIAGIRIICQFVEDIDKVVELIRSRKDMEIKEENDYISNTKKSGYRSYHIIVYYDVHTALGAKRVQAEIQIRTLSMNFWATIEHSLQYKYAHNMPDNIKKRLLNAAEAAFNLDEEMSRIRNEIIKAQNLFQVKSSIIADILNNIQNLHKVCDDIKDVERIQEEFYQLWDRGNFEELDKFNKHLDRMAAVYKAQSLN; the protein is encoded by the coding sequence ATGAAAATACAATTATGGAGAGAGATTTTAATACCTTACCAACAAGCAGTAGAGGAGTTAAAAGTAAAGTTTGCAAGTATTGTTCATGAGAGCCGACGACTTGGACAATATTCACCCATAGAATACGTTACTGGAAGAGTCAAAAAGATATCCAATATATTAGAAAAAGCTAAGAAAAAGGGGATTCCCCTTGAACGTATTGAAGATGAGATTGATGATATTGCAGGGATTCGTATCATTTGTCAGTTTGTTGAAGACATTGATAAAGTGGTTGAATTAATTAGAAGCCGTAAAGACATGGAGATTAAGGAAGAGAACGATTATATATCCAATACGAAAAAAAGTGGTTATCGCAGTTACCATATTATTGTTTATTATGATGTGCATACAGCATTGGGGGCAAAACGTGTACAAGCTGAGATTCAAATACGAACCTTATCCATGAATTTCTGGGCAACCATAGAACACTCCTTACAGTATAAATATGCTCATAACATGCCAGACAATATCAAAAAAAGACTACTCAACGCAGCTGAGGCAGCCTTTAATCTTGATGAGGAAATGTCAAGGATTCGCAATGAGATTATCAAAGCTCAGAATTTATTTCAAGTTAAATCCAGTATCATAGCCGATATTCTCAATAATATTCAGAACCTGCACAAGGTTTGTGATGACATTAAAGATGTGGAGCGTATTCAAGAAGAATTCTATCAATTATGGGATAGAGGTAATTTTGAAGAGCTTGACAAATTTAATAAGCACTTAGACCGTATGGCGGCAGTGTATAAGGCTCAAAGTCTTAATTAA
- a CDS encoding MetS family NSS transporter small subunit, which produces MSFESAVFCALSLMILWGGFGICLRIAMKKQKQDN; this is translated from the coding sequence ATGAGTTTTGAGTCAGCTGTATTTTGTGCCCTTAGTTTAATGATTTTATGGGGTGGATTTGGTATTTGCTTAAGAATTGCTATGAAAAAGCAAAAGCAAGACAATTAG
- the rnhA gene encoding ribonuclease HI, translated as MQEVNVYTDGACRGNPDGPGGFGVVLEYTDDKGNHHEKELSGGYMHTTNNRMELMGVLKGLEALKRPCKVKLYTDSQYIVKAFNEGWLNNWMKNNWKRGKKKEDVKNVDLWKQILSAKDKHDVSFHWVKGHASHPQNERCDVLATTAADGNHLIEDKRSSE; from the coding sequence ATGCAAGAAGTAAATGTCTATACAGATGGTGCTTGCAGAGGTAATCCAGACGGTCCAGGTGGCTTTGGGGTTGTGCTTGAATATACAGATGATAAGGGTAATCATCATGAAAAAGAATTATCCGGTGGTTACATGCATACAACAAATAATCGAATGGAATTAATGGGTGTTTTAAAAGGCTTAGAAGCATTAAAACGACCTTGTAAGGTTAAACTATATACGGATTCACAATATATTGTGAAAGCTTTTAATGAAGGTTGGTTGAACAACTGGATGAAAAACAATTGGAAAAGAGGCAAAAAAAAGGAAGACGTTAAGAATGTGGACCTCTGGAAACAAATACTCTCAGCTAAAGATAAGCATGATGTATCCTTTCACTGGGTAAAGGGACATGCTTCTCACCCCCAAAATGAACGTTGTGATGTACTTGCTACAACAGCCGCAGATGGTAATCATCTAATTGAGGATAAGCGTTCAAGTGAGTAG
- a CDS encoding sodium-dependent transporter, whose product MAKREQWGSRVGFILAAIGSAVGLGNIWRFPYTVAKNGGGAFLIPYLVALFTAGIPLLILEFGLGHKMRTSAPGIFGRLNKRWQKLGWWQTAIAFVITVYYVAIIGWALSYVIFSLDLSWGIDTADFFKHAYLKRTASPFDFDGIRLGGLIPLIIVWGINYIVLAFGIKGGIEKANKIFMPILFASIIIITIRGLTLPGAFNGLDYLFKPDFSKILEGRVWVAAYGQIFYSLSICFGIMLAYSSYLPKKSDIVNNAFITAFGNCSFSIIAGIAVFSILGNMALSSGKTVEAVAEGGIGLAFIVFPEAINGLPNFRELFGALFFLCLFFAGLSSSMSIIEATVSAVIDKFNMHRLKALSIICGVGFVVSVVFVTGAGVYVLDIVDHFVNNYGVAIAGLIEALLIGWFFNVRSIRNYVNPLSDFGVGNWWELCIKLVTPLILGIMVVLKVIDDIKQPYEGYPIAALLVYGVGVIVLTVVLGLILSSVKGSKTYELALDEGVKNNEF is encoded by the coding sequence ATGGCAAAAAGAGAACAATGGGGTTCAAGAGTAGGTTTTATTCTAGCCGCTATTGGATCCGCAGTAGGATTGGGTAATATATGGAGATTCCCATATACTGTAGCTAAAAATGGAGGAGGCGCGTTCCTAATCCCCTATTTAGTGGCATTATTTACAGCAGGTATTCCATTACTTATATTGGAGTTTGGTCTAGGACACAAGATGCGGACATCTGCGCCAGGGATTTTTGGGCGATTAAATAAAAGGTGGCAAAAATTAGGTTGGTGGCAAACAGCTATTGCTTTTGTTATTACAGTGTATTATGTTGCCATTATAGGATGGGCCCTTAGTTATGTCATATTCTCACTTGATTTATCTTGGGGAATAGACACAGCAGATTTTTTTAAACATGCCTATTTAAAACGAACAGCATCACCTTTTGATTTTGATGGTATTCGATTAGGCGGGTTAATACCACTGATTATCGTATGGGGTATTAACTATATTGTCTTGGCATTTGGCATTAAAGGTGGTATTGAAAAAGCAAATAAAATTTTTATGCCCATCTTATTTGCATCCATTATTATTATTACCATTCGTGGTTTAACGTTGCCAGGCGCCTTTAATGGATTGGATTATTTATTTAAACCTGATTTTAGTAAAATATTAGAGGGGCGTGTATGGGTAGCAGCCTATGGTCAGATATTCTACTCATTGAGTATCTGTTTTGGTATTATGTTGGCTTATTCCAGTTATTTACCCAAGAAATCAGATATTGTTAATAATGCCTTTATTACAGCATTTGGTAACTGTAGCTTTAGTATTATTGCAGGGATTGCTGTATTTAGTATTTTAGGAAACATGGCATTAAGCAGTGGAAAGACCGTGGAAGCTGTTGCTGAGGGTGGTATTGGTCTTGCTTTTATTGTGTTTCCAGAAGCCATTAATGGGTTACCCAATTTTAGAGAATTATTTGGTGCACTCTTTTTCCTATGTTTATTTTTTGCAGGCTTATCATCCAGTATGTCCATCATTGAAGCCACTGTTTCAGCGGTCATTGATAAGTTTAACATGCATCGGCTGAAGGCATTATCCATTATCTGTGGTGTTGGCTTTGTTGTATCCGTTGTGTTTGTTACAGGTGCAGGGGTCTATGTGCTTGATATTGTTGACCATTTTGTGAATAACTATGGTGTAGCTATTGCAGGATTGATAGAAGCCCTATTAATTGGTTGGTTCTTCAATGTTAGAAGCATTCGAAACTATGTTAATCCCCTTTCGGATTTTGGTGTAGGTAATTGGTGGGAGCTATGTATTAAGCTTGTTACACCTTTAATTCTTGGTATCATGGTTGTGCTAAAAGTCATTGATGATATCAAGCAACCCTATGAAGGCTATCCTATAGCTGCATTACTGGTTTATGGTGTAGGGGTTATTGTATTAACTGTTGTACTGGGCTTGATTTTATCGTCTGTTAAAGGTTCTAAAACCTATGAATTAGCATTGGATGAAGGGGTGAAAAATAATGAGTTTTGA
- a CDS encoding HAD family hydrolase codes for MLTDVKAVLFDLDGTLIDSMWLWKTIDIEYLGRYGIPLPDTLQDDIEGMSFTETAHYFKNTFQIPEPIDTIKKTWNDMAWEYYQNRVELKLGIQVFLEYLLASNMKMGIGSSNSNELVHVIIKKHAIDHYFTSIRTSCEVQKGKPHPDIYLKVADDLQVKPEECLVFEDIPNGIIAGKEAGMKVCAIYDNFSHKMDQQKRELADYYIKDYHELMTILKEGKGL; via the coding sequence ATGTTAACGGATGTAAAAGCAGTGCTTTTTGACTTAGATGGAACATTAATCGATTCCATGTGGTTGTGGAAAACTATTGATATTGAATACTTAGGTCGATACGGTATACCACTACCCGATACATTACAAGATGATATTGAAGGAATGAGTTTTACAGAAACAGCACATTATTTTAAGAACACATTTCAGATTCCTGAACCCATTGACACCATAAAAAAAACATGGAATGATATGGCATGGGAATATTATCAGAATCGTGTGGAGTTAAAATTAGGGATACAAGTTTTTCTGGAGTATTTGTTAGCCAGTAATATGAAGATGGGTATAGGTTCAAGTAATTCCAATGAATTGGTGCATGTCATTATTAAAAAACATGCTATTGACCATTATTTCACGTCCATACGCACCTCTTGTGAGGTACAAAAAGGAAAACCACATCCAGATATTTATCTGAAAGTTGCTGATGACCTTCAGGTGAAACCTGAAGAATGCCTTGTTTTTGAAGACATTCCCAATGGTATCATTGCAGGAAAGGAAGCAGGGATGAAGGTATGTGCAATCTACGATAACTTTTCACATAAAATGGATCAGCAAAAGAGGGAATTAGCTGATTACTATATTAAAGATTACCATGAATTAATGACAATCTTAAAAGAGGGTAAAGGATTGTAA
- a CDS encoding metallophosphoesterase: MIYAISDLHLSFNTDKPMKVFGKHWYKHYEKIEKDWKARVKEDDLVLLPGDISWAMRLEEAKEDMNFLRRMPGKKVMVKGNHDYWWQSLNKVSQMYPEFMYIQNNSILHEHIAICGTRGWICPNKHKFTNEDEKLYKREINRLELSLNTVPDHVDTIYVMTHYPPTNDCLEPSDFTRLYETYGVDKVIYGHLHGEDSFKMGLMGVRNHVDYQLVSCDYLDFKLKLIK, encoded by the coding sequence ATGATTTATGCAATAAGTGATTTGCATCTCAGTTTTAATACAGATAAACCAATGAAAGTTTTTGGGAAGCATTGGTACAAGCACTATGAAAAGATTGAGAAAGATTGGAAAGCTAGAGTGAAAGAAGATGACCTTGTATTACTACCTGGCGATATATCTTGGGCGATGCGCCTTGAAGAAGCCAAAGAAGACATGAACTTTCTTCGTCGCATGCCTGGAAAAAAGGTCATGGTGAAAGGCAACCATGATTATTGGTGGCAATCCCTTAATAAAGTATCACAGATGTATCCAGAATTCATGTATATCCAGAATAATAGTATCCTCCATGAGCACATTGCTATATGTGGTACACGAGGCTGGATATGTCCCAATAAGCATAAATTTACCAATGAGGATGAAAAACTGTATAAACGGGAGATTAACCGTCTGGAATTATCCCTTAACACCGTACCTGATCATGTGGATACCATATATGTGATGACCCATTATCCACCAACCAATGATTGCCTAGAACCTTCTGATTTTACCAGGCTATATGAGACATATGGTGTGGATAAGGTTATCTATGGGCATCTTCATGGTGAAGACAGTTTTAAAATGGGACTTATGGGTGTAAGGAATCATGTGGATTATCAATTAGTCTCTTGCGATTACTTGGATTTTAAGTTAAAATTAATAAAATAG
- a CDS encoding response regulator transcription factor, with amino-acid sequence MEDITILVIEDDKEISGLIKKHLENEGYHVLQSYDGLEAVNMALEKDLQLILLDIMLPKMDGLEVCRQIRLTKHVPIIMVSAKSQDIDKVIGLSTGADDYLCKPFSMMELCARVRSQLRRYLYFNENHTQNNTIMINDLFIDLDSHVVSIGDHIIKLTPTEFDILILLAKNRGRVFSSEMIFEKVWKDKYYESNNNVMVHIRNMREKLEDNSRHPKYIKTIWGVGYKIEK; translated from the coding sequence GTGGAAGATATTACGATATTAGTCATTGAAGATGACAAAGAAATTTCAGGACTTATCAAAAAGCATCTGGAAAATGAAGGCTACCATGTGCTACAGTCCTATGATGGTTTAGAAGCTGTCAATATGGCTCTTGAAAAAGATTTGCAGCTTATTCTACTGGATATTATGCTGCCTAAGATGGATGGCCTAGAAGTATGTCGACAAATACGATTAACGAAACATGTACCCATTATCATGGTCAGTGCTAAATCACAAGATATTGATAAAGTCATTGGATTGAGTACAGGAGCCGATGATTATCTATGCAAGCCTTTTAGTATGATGGAATTATGTGCTCGTGTCCGTTCTCAACTTAGGCGCTATTTATATTTTAATGAAAACCACACCCAGAACAATACAATAATGATTAACGATCTGTTTATTGATTTAGACAGTCATGTTGTTTCTATTGGTGATCACATCATTAAACTCACACCTACAGAATTTGATATACTGATTTTACTTGCTAAGAATAGAGGAAGAGTTTTTAGCAGTGAAATGATATTTGAAAAAGTCTGGAAAGATAAATATTACGAAAGCAATAATAATGTGATGGTTCACATACGTAATATGAGGGAAAAACTAGAAGATAACTCCAGACATCCGAAATATATTAAAACCATATGGGGAGTTGGCTATAAAATTGAGAAATAG
- a CDS encoding M23 family metallopeptidase produces MVKHRILKLLCFIFIIAFFDVLLLERLYDRTIDIKPIPLSALEKVVPVEKIASFQIPNEAIEEIKRYCETERKDFIQFFSAYMAYNDFQLKDVSYDFNQPYYDEVKYPAAIEKIYEMLLKDVVCFPIPQDSNKNTNAYYFNNSWKAQRTYGGDRPHYGTDIMDAENENGRIPIVSMTNGYIEKIGWLELGGWRIGIRAEHGGYFYYAHMDGYADHMFEGKVIKAGDVIGYMGDTGYGEEGTRGQFPVHLHLGIALPANEALEEFWINPYWLLNYIEETKVTIHE; encoded by the coding sequence ATGGTAAAACATAGAATCCTTAAACTATTATGCTTTATATTTATCATTGCTTTTTTTGATGTGCTATTATTAGAACGATTATATGACCGCACCATTGACATAAAACCCATACCCTTATCAGCACTTGAAAAAGTGGTTCCCGTAGAAAAAATAGCATCATTTCAAATACCCAATGAAGCCATTGAAGAAATTAAGCGTTACTGTGAAACAGAGCGTAAGGATTTTATTCAGTTTTTTTCAGCCTATATGGCTTATAATGACTTCCAGCTTAAGGATGTATCCTATGATTTCAATCAGCCCTATTATGACGAAGTAAAATACCCAGCTGCCATTGAAAAAATATATGAAATGCTTTTAAAAGATGTGGTTTGTTTTCCCATACCTCAAGATAGTAATAAGAATACCAATGCATATTATTTTAATAATTCGTGGAAAGCTCAACGAACTTATGGAGGGGATCGACCACATTATGGTACAGATATTATGGATGCGGAGAATGAAAATGGTCGTATACCCATTGTCAGTATGACCAATGGGTACATTGAAAAAATAGGATGGTTGGAGTTAGGTGGATGGCGTATCGGTATTCGGGCTGAGCATGGCGGTTATTTCTATTATGCCCATATGGATGGGTATGCAGATCATATGTTTGAAGGTAAGGTCATTAAAGCTGGAGATGTTATTGGTTACATGGGGGATACCGGGTATGGTGAAGAAGGAACAAGGGGACAGTTCCCTGTTCATCTGCATTTGGGAATTGCTTTACCAGCCAATGAAGCTTTAGAAGAATTTTGGATTAATCCCTACTGGCTGCTTAACTACATAGAAGAAACAAAAGTTACAATCCATGAATGA
- a CDS encoding D-alanyl-D-alanine carboxypeptidase family protein encodes MKKLILVIFTIIMLLIVGNVLEPNTYKDLYSDTTEIAYQEGAFQEKATEDMPLLSEGLQLIGSSAILIDADSGDILYEKNADQKAYPASTTKILTALVALEEMGLKDTIKVGEEVNKVRLHSSKAGIDYGETLTVETLIKGLMIPSGNDAAYVLARHIGKKHGSHQDVNTSIKAFTKLMNEYGKARGLTSSAFNNPDGYHHENHYSTAKDLALITKAALSYPEFREICGTPYFKMKDFKQYNEHDATMRYWENTNKLLVKHSPYYYEHAIGIKTGYTKEAGYCLVSAASCNNKTVIAVVLNSSEWGRFEDSIQLLNMGLGLNIKVQENKQEVKVEPMNRKSRRYVMCKHHIVK; translated from the coding sequence ATGAAGAAACTGATCTTAGTTATTTTTACAATTATTATGTTATTAATCGTGGGTAATGTACTTGAACCAAATACGTATAAGGATCTATATAGTGACACAACAGAAATAGCCTATCAAGAAGGTGCATTTCAGGAGAAAGCAACAGAAGACATGCCATTGTTATCTGAAGGCTTGCAACTTATAGGTAGTAGTGCTATATTAATAGATGCTGATTCTGGGGATATTTTATATGAAAAAAATGCTGATCAAAAAGCATATCCTGCAAGTACAACAAAGATACTAACAGCACTGGTAGCCTTGGAGGAAATGGGTTTAAAAGATACCATCAAAGTTGGTGAAGAGGTGAATAAGGTACGGCTTCATTCCAGTAAAGCAGGTATTGACTATGGAGAAACCTTAACCGTTGAAACCTTAATTAAGGGGTTAATGATACCATCTGGAAATGATGCGGCTTATGTATTGGCAAGACACATAGGAAAAAAGCATGGATCCCATCAAGATGTTAACACATCCATCAAAGCATTTACCAAATTGATGAATGAATATGGGAAAGCACGAGGTCTTACATCATCAGCATTCAACAATCCTGATGGCTATCATCATGAGAACCATTATTCAACAGCTAAAGATTTAGCCCTGATAACAAAAGCAGCACTTAGCTACCCGGAATTTAGAGAGATATGTGGTACACCTTATTTTAAAATGAAAGATTTTAAACAATATAATGAGCATGATGCAACCATGCGTTATTGGGAAAATACAAATAAATTGCTTGTCAAGCATTCGCCCTATTACTATGAACACGCTATTGGTATAAAGACAGGCTATACCAAGGAAGCAGGATATTGTCTTGTTTCAGCAGCATCCTGCAACAATAAAACGGTCATAGCTGTGGTGTTAAATAGCAGTGAATGGGGTCGATTTGAAGATTCCATTCAATTACTGAATATGGGATTAGGATTAAATATAAAAGTTCAGGAAAATAAGCAAGAAGTCAAGGTAGAACCAATGAATAGAAAATCAAGAAGGTATGTGATGTGCAAACACCACATAGTTAAATAA
- a CDS encoding HAMP domain-containing sensor histidine kinase gives MHNIRFKVLLMCFQSAVLSALTLLGVYSILVPIRRTTSIRNLINLVQRYLTVTQAMIAFGIICFIIYLLILVSGLVKYIGEISQRVSEIAGGNLDIKIDKITRDELGQLAVDINTMTTQLKQLISEERQTNETKNYLITSLSHDLKTPLTSIYGYLELINNDDYKDEVELRYYTQIAYRKTIQLRKMIDQLFDYTKFSDSHMVLDKIKIDVKELINQLVVEYYPYFLKKKLECRVHVGNERYEVHGDSQLLLRVFENLMSNAVRYSGENSKHIDITLEVVYNHVHIHFTNYNNIIPVHQQPYIFNQFYKIEHEDHDMESSGLGLAIAKNIVEMHGGEITVDSHDNQTTFTLSFDLYHDNL, from the coding sequence TTGCATAATATACGGTTTAAAGTATTGCTCATGTGCTTTCAAAGCGCTGTCTTGAGTGCTTTAACCTTATTAGGCGTTTACAGCATATTAGTGCCAATAAGACGCACAACAAGCATCAGAAACTTAATCAATCTCGTACAACGCTACCTGACAGTGACACAAGCTATGATTGCTTTTGGTATTATCTGTTTTATCATTTATTTGCTTATATTAGTGAGCGGTTTGGTTAAGTATATTGGTGAGATATCACAGCGTGTCAGTGAGATAGCTGGTGGAAATCTAGATATAAAAATTGATAAAATAACACGAGATGAATTAGGTCAACTTGCTGTTGACATCAATACCATGACCACTCAGTTGAAGCAGCTTATTTCAGAAGAGCGTCAAACCAATGAAACCAAGAATTATTTAATTACAAGTTTATCCCATGATTTAAAAACCCCCCTAACATCCATCTATGGTTATCTGGAACTCATAAATAATGATGATTACAAAGATGAGGTTGAACTCCGATATTATACTCAAATAGCTTATAGAAAAACCATTCAGTTGAGAAAAATGATTGACCAATTATTTGATTATACAAAATTCAGTGATAGTCACATGGTCTTAGATAAAATAAAGATTGATGTTAAGGAGCTGATTAATCAGCTTGTCGTGGAATACTACCCCTACTTCTTAAAGAAGAAGCTTGAATGCCGCGTGCATGTTGGAAATGAAAGATATGAGGTACACGGGGATAGTCAATTACTGTTAAGAGTATTCGAGAATCTTATGTCCAATGCGGTAAGGTATAGTGGTGAAAACAGTAAACATATTGATATAACATTAGAAGTGGTGTATAACCACGTTCACATTCATTTTACCAATTATAATAATATTATACCTGTTCATCAGCAACCCTATATTTTTAATCAATTTTACAAGATTGAGCATGAGGACCATGATATGGAAAGTTCAGGTCTTGGGCTTGCAATCGCTAAAAATATTGTAGAAATGCATGGTGGGGAAATTACCGTTGATAGTCATGATAATCAAACAACATTTACCTTGTCTTTTGATTTATATCACGACAATCTTTAG